Proteins co-encoded in one Setaria viridis chromosome 9, Setaria_viridis_v4.0, whole genome shotgun sequence genomic window:
- the LOC117835120 gene encoding expansin-B6 has product MAAGLSFKAVALAALLSVLVAYGARAQQQPSNATESQDRSLLSYSGGWLPAKATWYGAPTGAGPDDNGGACGFKHTNQYPFSSMTSCGNEPIFKDGKGCGSCYQIRCLKSNHPACSGAPQTVVITDMNYYPVAKYHFDLSGTAFGAMANPGLNDKLRHAGIIDMQFRRVPCNFPGLTINFVVQHGSNPMYLAVLVEFEDKDGDVVQVDIMQHNSGYWEPMHESWGSIWRIDPNRPLQGPYSLRITNESGRQLVAKNVIPANYIPDTNYRSYVQY; this is encoded by the exons ATGGCCGCTGGGCTCTCCTTCAAGGCCGTGGCGCTTGCCGCGCTCCTCTCCGTGCTCGTCGCCTATGGCGCTCGcgctcagcagcagccgagCAACGCCACGGAGTCCCAGGACAGGTCCTTGCTGTCCTACAGCGGTGGCTGGCTCCCGGCCAAGGCCACCTGGTACGGCGCGcccaccggcgccggccccgaCGACAACG GCGGTGCGTGCGGGTTCAAGCACACCAACCAGTACCCCTTCtcgtccatgacttcctgcggCAACGAGCCCATCTTCAAGGACGGCAAGGGCTGCGGCTCATGCTACCAG ATTCGATGCCTCAAGAGCAACCACCCTGCCTGCTCCGGCGCGCCGCAGACGGTGGTCATCACCGACATGAATTACTACCCGGTGGCCAAGTACCACTTCGACCTCAGCGGGACGGCGTTCGGCGCCATGGCCAACCCAGGCCTCAACGACAAGCTCCGCCACGCCGGGATCATCGACATGCAGTTCAGGAGGGTGCCGTGCAACTTCCCGGGCCTGACCATCAACTTCGTCGTCCAACACGGCTCGAACCCCATGTACCTGGCGGTGCTCGTCGAGTTCGAGGACAAGGACGGCGACGTGGTGCAGGTGGACATCATGCAGCACAACTCCGGCTACTGGGAGCCGATGCACGAGTCCTGGGGATCCATCTGGAGGATCGACCCCAACCGCCCGCTCCAGGGCCCTTACTCGCTGCGCATCACCAACGAGTCCGGCAGGCAACTCGTCGCCAAGAACGTCATCCCGGCCAACTACATCCCCGACACCAACTACCGCTCCTACGTCCAGTACTAA